The window CCAGCCGGCGGGTGCGCCGGCGGCGAGGTCGAGGAGCAGCAGCGCGCTCCCGCCGAGCGCGGTGAGCCACAGGAGCACGCCGGTCACGGCGTCCACGGTGGGCGCGACGCCGCCCGCGAGGAGGGCGACGGCGAGGCCCGCGCTCGCGGCGTCGAGCACCACGTCGCCCGCGCTCGCGCCGCGGCCGACCGCGAACGCCTGGCGGGCCTCGTCGAGGAACGCGGTGAGCGCGGCGAGCAACACCGCCGCGGACCAGCGGCGCAGCGTCCACAACCAGAGCCCGCCGAGCATCGCGTAGCCGGTCACGTGGCCGGCCTTCCGCACGAGCAGGTGCGCGAGGTCGAGCCATTCCGGCCTCGCCCATGGGAGGAGGCGGTGCAGCAGCGGGAGCACGTACGCGCGGGTCGATTCCGCGCTCCAGTCGGTGCCGCCGAGCCAGAAGATGAGGACGGTCCACGCGAGCGGGACGATGACGCGGCGAGCGATCACGCGTACAGCGTGACACGACGGCGGCAAAGTTGACAACCGCGAACCGCTAAACATAGGATGAGCCATGCCGCTCCGGGAGCTGCTCGACGAGCTCTTGACCTCGCTCGAGACGGGGCCGCTCATCACGGCGGTGCGGCACATCGAGGCGCGTCCTGCCGTCTACGCCCCGTTTCCCTCCGCCCTCGACCCGCGGCTCATCGAAGCCCTGCGCGCGCGGGGCATCACCCAGCTCTACTCGCATCAGGCCAAGGCGTTCGAGATCGTGGCCAAGGGCGAGCATCTCGTGACCGTGACGCCCACCGCATCCGGCAAGACGCTCTGCTTCAACCTGCCCGTGCTGCAGAGCCTGGTGCAGCAGCCAGAGGGCCGCGTCCTCTACCTCTACCCCACCAAGGCGCTCGCGCAGGATCAGCTCGCCGAGCTCACCGAGCTGGCGAAGGCGCTGCCCGATCTGCGCATGTTCACCTACGACGGCGACACCCCGCAGGACGCGCGGCGCGCGGTGCGCGCGCGCGCCAACCTCGTGCTCACCAACCCCGACATGCTGCACTCGGGGATCCTGCCGCACCACACCAAGTGGGTGAACCTGTTCCAGAACCTCCGCTACGTGGTGGTGGACGAGCTTCACGCCTATCGTGGCGTCTTCGGCAGCCATCTCGCCAACGTGCTGCGGCGGCTCAAGCGCATCTGCCGCCACTACGGCTCGTCGCCGCAGTTCATCATGGCGTCCGCCACCATCGCCAATCCGCGCGAGCTTGCGGAGCGGCTGACCGGCGAGACGGTGACCGAGCTCGC is drawn from Candidatus Methylomirabilota bacterium and contains these coding sequences:
- a CDS encoding VanZ family protein codes for the protein MIARRVIVPLAWTVLIFWLGGTDWSAESTRAYVLPLLHRLLPWARPEWLDLAHLLVRKAGHVTGYAMLGGLWLWTLRRWSAAVLLAALTAFLDEARQAFAVGRGASAGDVVLDAASAGLAVALLAGGVAPTVDAVTGVLLWLTALGGSALLLLDLAAGAPAGWLWLSAPAAWLLLAWRRRVRA